In Chromatiales bacterium, the following are encoded in one genomic region:
- a CDS encoding argininosuccinate synthase, with protein MSKVEKVVLAYSGGLDTSVILKWLQETYGCEVVTFTADIGQGEELEPARAKAKAMGVREIYIDDLRERFVAEYVFPMFRANAIYEGEYLLGTSIARPLIARRLVEIAEETGADAISHGATGKGNDQVRFELGAYALKPDVRIIAPWREWTLNSREKLLAYAEQHGIPVEMKRGRGSPYSMDANLLHISYEGGPLEDPWVEAEDDMWRWSVAPEAAPDAAQYIELEYERGDPVALDGKRMSGASLLAELNRIAGAHGIGRADIVENRYVGMKSRGCYETPGGTVLLKAHRAIESLTLDREAAHLKDELMPRYASLIYNGYWWSPEREMLQGLIDASQANVNGSVRLKLYKGGVSVAGRKSESDSLFNAAIATFEEDAGAYDQKDAGGFIKLNALRMRIAASRRRGR; from the coding sequence ATGTCCAAGGTCGAAAAGGTCGTTCTGGCGTACTCCGGCGGTCTGGATACCTCCGTGATCCTGAAGTGGCTGCAGGAGACCTACGGCTGCGAGGTCGTGACCTTCACGGCCGACATCGGACAGGGTGAGGAACTCGAACCCGCGCGCGCGAAGGCCAAGGCCATGGGCGTGCGCGAGATTTACATCGACGACCTGCGCGAGCGCTTTGTCGCGGAATACGTGTTTCCGATGTTTCGCGCGAACGCGATCTATGAGGGCGAGTATCTGCTCGGCACCTCGATCGCGCGCCCGCTGATTGCGCGGCGGCTGGTCGAGATCGCCGAGGAAACCGGCGCGGATGCCATCTCGCACGGCGCGACCGGCAAGGGCAACGACCAGGTCCGCTTCGAACTGGGCGCCTACGCGCTCAAACCCGACGTGCGGATCATTGCGCCATGGCGTGAGTGGACGCTGAACTCGCGTGAGAAGCTGCTGGCCTACGCCGAGCAGCACGGCATTCCCGTCGAGATGAAACGCGGGCGCGGCTCGCCGTATTCGATGGACGCGAACCTGCTGCACATCTCCTATGAGGGCGGTCCGTTGGAAGACCCCTGGGTCGAGGCCGAGGACGACATGTGGCGCTGGAGCGTGGCACCGGAAGCGGCGCCGGATGCCGCGCAGTACATCGAACTCGAATACGAGCGCGGCGACCCGGTGGCGCTGGACGGCAAGCGCATGAGCGGCGCGTCGCTGCTCGCCGAGCTCAACCGGATCGCCGGCGCACACGGCATCGGCCGGGCGGACATCGTCGAAAACCGCTATGTGGGCATGAAGTCACGCGGCTGCTACGAAACGCCCGGTGGCACCGTGCTGCTCAAGGCGCATCGTGCGATCGAGTCGCTGACGCTGGACCGCGAAGCGGCCCATCTCAAGGACGAACTCATGCCGCGCTACGCGAGCCTGATCTACAACGGCTACTGGTGGAGTCCCGAGCGGGAAATGCTCCAGGGCCTGATCGATGCATCGCAGGCGAACGTGAACGGCAGCGTGCGTCTGAAGCTCTACAAGGGCGGCGTGAGCGTGGCCGGGCGCAAGTCGGAGAGCGACAGCCTGTTCAACGCCGCGATCGCGACGTTTGAGGAAGACGCCGGTGCGTACGACCAGAAGGACGCCGGCGGCTTCATCAAGCTCAACGCATTGCGCATGCGCATTGCCGCGTCGCGACGCAGGGGACGCTGA
- a CDS encoding ferritin, with product MSAEGYHEPVNELSDETRDMHRAIQSLMEELEAVDWYNQRVNACKDPELAAILAHNRDEEKEHAAMVLEWIRRHDPVMSKELGEVLFSEGSIMDHEHGERD from the coding sequence ATGTCCGCCGAGGGTTATCACGAGCCAGTCAACGAACTTTCCGATGAAACCCGCGACATGCACCGGGCCATCCAGTCGCTCATGGAGGAACTCGAGGCGGTCGACTGGTACAACCAGCGCGTCAACGCCTGCAAGGATCCGGAACTCGCGGCAATCCTCGCCCACAACCGCGACGAGGAAAAGGAGCACGCGGCCATGGTGCTGGAATGGATCCGCCGGCACGATCCCGTCATGTCGAAGGAACTCGGGGAGGTGCTGTTCTCGGAGGGATCGATCATGGATCACGAACACGGCGAACGCGACTGA
- a CDS encoding sulfotransferase codes for MNATAQAVNGPVFIVGAPRSGTSLLHWSLLEHPDFWGSEETEFLRPIAQAVEQGYTEGTRFNDHSWLTAQGVDQAEFAQAVGSGLDALFRSRSGGRRWVDQTPLYVHIGAPLAQMFPDARFLFLVRDGRKVVSSMRRMWGWDMERAAHMWNRATRNGFQLADSLGDRVLRVHFEALISRPEDSFWRILEFVGAPQNPACAAYVRDRPPINAAPGSQHETATDKLRFSPADWSAEEQAQFDAIATETMRALGYYEQAAAAPAK; via the coding sequence ATGAACGCAACGGCCCAGGCCGTGAACGGCCCGGTGTTCATCGTCGGCGCCCCGCGTTCGGGGACCTCCCTGTTGCACTGGTCCCTGCTCGAACACCCGGACTTCTGGGGCAGCGAGGAGACCGAATTCCTGCGACCCATCGCGCAGGCCGTGGAACAGGGCTACACCGAGGGCACGCGGTTCAATGACCACAGCTGGCTCACCGCACAGGGCGTCGACCAAGCCGAATTCGCCCAGGCAGTCGGCAGCGGGCTGGATGCGCTGTTCCGCTCACGCTCGGGCGGACGACGCTGGGTCGACCAGACACCGCTCTACGTTCACATCGGCGCCCCACTCGCGCAGATGTTTCCGGATGCGCGATTTCTGTTTCTGGTGCGCGACGGGCGCAAGGTGGTCAGCTCCATGCGGCGCATGTGGGGCTGGGACATGGAACGGGCTGCGCACATGTGGAACCGTGCCACCCGCAACGGCTTCCAACTCGCCGACTCACTGGGCGATCGCGTGCTGCGCGTGCATTTCGAGGCACTGATCTCGCGCCCGGAAGACAGCTTCTGGCGCATTCTGGAGTTTGTCGGTGCGCCCCAGAATCCGGCCTGCGCGGCCTACGTGCGCGACCGCCCGCCCATCAATGCAGCGCCCGGATCCCAGCACGAAACGGCCACGGACAAGCTGCGCTTTTCGCCGGCCGACTGGTCCGCCGAAGAACAGGCGCAGTTCGACGCCATTGCCACGGAAACCATGCGCGCCCTTGGCTATTACGAACAGGCGGCAGCGGCGCCGGCCAAGTAG
- a CDS encoding energy-coupling factor ABC transporter permease — MDLPGEWLGSSWIAAGWALTVIALVAAAWRAPWFHLRNPADVSAWLAGLCITLAIWQIRAELPEGGHLHLIGAAVLTYMFGWAFALIGLAAVVAAHVLAHGQPWTTIAPAYVAVALMPVVAARLWAMAIERWLPKNIFVYLIAGGFAAGAFSVIVSAFVVVFCIDLAGALTRHMLYELYRPYLLLAAFPEAFTGGFLLAIFVVYRPQWVMSFDDRRYLRPPRGSA; from the coding sequence ATGGACCTGCCCGGCGAGTGGCTCGGGTCGAGCTGGATTGCAGCGGGGTGGGCGCTGACCGTCATCGCGCTCGTCGCCGCCGCGTGGCGGGCGCCCTGGTTTCATCTGCGCAATCCGGCCGACGTCAGCGCGTGGCTGGCTGGCCTTTGCATCACCCTGGCGATCTGGCAGATCCGCGCCGAGCTGCCGGAGGGCGGGCACCTGCATCTGATCGGCGCGGCCGTGCTGACCTACATGTTCGGCTGGGCCTTCGCGCTGATCGGGCTGGCGGCAGTCGTTGCCGCCCATGTCCTCGCGCACGGGCAACCATGGACGACCATTGCCCCGGCCTATGTGGCGGTCGCCCTGATGCCGGTCGTCGCGGCGCGGCTCTGGGCCATGGCGATCGAACGCTGGCTGCCAAAGAACATCTTTGTCTATCTGATTGCCGGCGGGTTTGCGGCCGGGGCGTTCAGCGTGATCGTCTCGGCATTCGTGGTCGTATTTTGTATTGATCTTGCCGGCGCGTTGACGCGACACATGCTCTACGAACTGTATCGTCCTTACCTGCTGCTGGCCGCGTTTCCCGAAGCGTTTACAGGCGGTTTCCTGCTCGCGATTTTCGTCGTGTACCGGCCGCAGTGGGTCATGAGCTTCGACGACCGTCGCTACCTTCGGCCGCCGCGCGGGTCGGCGTGA
- a CDS encoding CoA pyrophosphatase has translation MAGSLTELAGLGPAEIARRLGAYRPERWREPYPDGFFDRPPTPAAVLVPLILGAAGPEVLFIRRACHPADRHSGQVAFPGGRIDAGDADACAAALREAHEEVGLSPDDVTVLGALPEYRSVSNFVVRPWVGAVAPPFVPRPDAREVERVFTIPLAWLLDTRNFEVREHDLHDWGCRLPVVHFHDHDGEHLWGVSARIVLSLRAALLGGDAG, from the coding sequence GTGGCTGGATCCTTAACCGAACTGGCCGGTCTCGGGCCCGCGGAAATCGCGCGGCGGCTGGGCGCGTATCGCCCGGAACGCTGGCGCGAGCCGTATCCGGACGGGTTCTTCGATCGCCCGCCGACGCCCGCGGCCGTGCTCGTTCCGCTGATTCTCGGCGCCGCGGGGCCGGAGGTCCTGTTCATCCGGCGGGCGTGTCACCCCGCGGATCGGCACAGTGGTCAGGTGGCGTTTCCGGGTGGCCGGATCGACGCCGGCGATGCTGATGCCTGCGCCGCGGCGCTGCGCGAAGCGCATGAGGAAGTCGGCCTCAGCCCGGACGATGTCACCGTGCTGGGCGCGCTGCCGGAGTATCGCTCGGTCAGCAATTTCGTCGTTCGTCCCTGGGTGGGTGCCGTGGCACCTCCGTTCGTACCGCGGCCCGATGCGCGTGAAGTCGAGCGCGTGTTCACGATCCCGCTCGCGTGGCTGCTTGATACGCGCAACTTCGAGGTGCGCGAGCACGATCTGCACGACTGGGGCTGCCGGCTCCCGGTCGTGCATTTTCACGACCACGACGGCGAGCACCTCTGGGGCGTGAGTGCGCGCATCGTGCTGAGCCTGCGCGCGGCGCTGCTGGGCGGGGATGCAGGCTGA
- a CDS encoding protein disulfide oxidoreductase has product MAEARRRRWLVFGAQFLGLLVAIAIAQFVIGWVRAGDPAPALGGRMLDGSSVALSGEAPPGRVVLVHFWASWCPICRLELDSIDALARDYEVISVAMQSGDAAEVGAYLREQGAAFPVLLDESGALGERWGVRGVPMSFVIDADGRMRFVERGYVTGAGLRLRMWLAEQVSG; this is encoded by the coding sequence ATGGCTGAAGCACGTCGCCGTCGCTGGCTGGTGTTCGGCGCGCAGTTCCTTGGCCTGCTCGTTGCGATCGCGATCGCGCAGTTCGTGATCGGCTGGGTGCGGGCCGGCGATCCGGCGCCCGCGCTGGGTGGACGCATGCTTGACGGGTCGAGCGTTGCGCTGTCCGGCGAAGCGCCGCCGGGACGGGTCGTGCTGGTGCATTTCTGGGCCAGCTGGTGCCCCATCTGCAGGCTGGAGCTGGATTCGATCGATGCGCTGGCGCGCGACTACGAGGTGATCAGCGTGGCCATGCAGTCCGGCGACGCGGCCGAGGTTGGCGCCTATCTGCGCGAGCAGGGCGCCGCGTTTCCGGTGCTGCTTGATGAAAGCGGCGCGCTCGGTGAACGCTGGGGCGTGCGCGGGGTGCCGATGTCGTTCGTGATCGACGCCGACGGGCGCATGCGGTTCGTCGAGCGTGGCTATGTCACGGGCGCCGGACTGCGCCTGCGCATGTGGCTTGCCGAACAGGTCTCCGGGTGA